The window tgtctctttcaggcgttgtgaaaatATCTTCGGCGAACAGCATCTcagtgtctttgttattttgaccacataataagcacaccaaCTGCCCAATTTGAACTCTCGCGCAAAAtgtttgttgaattcgtatggtggaaaaagatttgtatggtgaggtgaaaaatcaacatgttccacttcgtaaggtaaaaaaatcatttatcagggtaatcatatcctgagggtaGACTGTAGTTgtatataatgaattaaagtttatagtaaatattatattaatcattaAAATGTACTATAAATTTGATATCGCTTCACTCGCACAAGATCAAGCCTTTATGAGACACGAAGAATGCTGAACAGAGAaagagcatcgtatctctttcaggcttTGTGGAAAGGATTTTGATGAacagcatatcggcatcttctcGATTCCGACGTATGCAGCACACCAATtgccaaaattttaattttgagaaacatttttgttgatgtcatatGGCAAGGGAAATGCCGTAACAAAGGACTGTAAAATCTTTGTGCTCTACATCATAAAGCGAAAAACCCGTAAGACAGAGACGCCATACCCAGGGGTCCACtgtatttgatataagtttCAGTCTTACCAATATCCAACATACGATGTTTACGATATATTgtagttttattattaattgtatGGACAACTCCTGTGATTCGTGTGGGTGCCCCAAGAAAAGATTTGCTAGTTTTGCAAATCCCTCAACATCAGGTGTTTGTGGTGCCCAGGAAGCTCTaagtaaaaatgataaaactcAGACTTTAGATGAAAAGTTGTTATCAAGGAAATGACATGTGAATCAGCAAAAAAACTGACTGAACAGTTTTTTTCAAGTCAGAAAAAAGGTACTTTGATTGCGAGAGTTTGGACATCAGGAAAGATGACTCATTTTTAGGTTTCTAATCTATACAATAGTGGAAAATATTAGTTTGACTTAGCTACAATATAAACTAAACTAGCTTCATCAATCAGCACAGATGAACAAAGGTGATACACATAATTCGCAGCACTCGAGAGAGCATGCTTGTAGTGCAAATTCGATTAGCTGCTTTTGCAATGCGACCTCATAAAACATTCTAGAAAACGTCAATTGCACAACAGGAAATAGGCCTTCACCCAGGCAACACTCAATAGTAGTAGCTGAAAAAGTTAAGCACTTACAGGCAATGGATCTACAGGGACCCTGAACATCACTTCAGCATGTGGGCTGACACCTCGGCCATCTAACACCACTTCATAGAAGTATTCGTAGCTAGATCGAGCAAGAGCTCTTTCTCCATCAACAAATGCCTCACATGATTGGTATCGTTGACTGCCAGCAACTGCAACATTCAACATGCAGCAGTTGAACCTATCATCCTTTATTCAACAATACGTAGAGCATCTCGGCACCAGTTCTAATAGTCGATGAACAAACAAAAGCCTGTCTTACTGCTGCTATGGTGAAATCCAATAATCAATAAGTCTATTGATTGATGCGGCACAGGCACGAGAGACAAGCCTTGGTAACAACACAGTTTGATCAACTTCAGTAACTATCTTCTGGTCAATTGCTTTGTTTAGTTAGTGACTACACAGCAAAAAGGTCACCCACAGGTTACACAATATTGATTGCTTTCACAGGCAGCGCTGTGATAATTGATGATAGTCAAAAAGAGATAGCATCAGGAAGAGTGAACAACAGCTTTGAGAAACAACACAACACACGACTATAATAGTACTGCACATAGAACCAGAGAGATGGCTAGATAAGCTATGATGGCAGACAAAAGCAAGGGTGAAAAACTGCTAAACAGTTGTTACCACATCAACACTCCACTGAACACGATTAGTGTTACCACAGACCTATAAACTTACTCGACCAAAGGGCCCAATGACCCTACAACTTCTACAATAATTTACGAGATGAATTGATGAAGGATGAGTAACAAAGCTTGAGATCTATACTAGCACTAACCTTCAGCGGTATATACCAGAATCATCAAGTGTAAATCCTAATACACAAACTTCTATCAACCAAGATGACCACTTCAAGCTTCTGACAACTTGATGACTAGCAATAATATAGCACAACTAATGCAAAAAAAGATATTGCAAGATAACCATGCAGCTACCGATAGTTTCCTTTTAGCTCCTATCTTATAGCCACATATTTCACGCAAACTTGTTATGCGCAGTCTATGTTGAGTAGAATGCTCCAACTTATGCATTCTATTTTTGAAGTACATGCACTTAACTTAAGGATTCTCGCAATAGTCATGCAAGCAGAATATGATAAAGACACTCTTCAGTCTGTCCATATGATAATGAATCTGTAGTTTTGGATCATAAGAGGGATGATAAGGAAATATCATGAGCACCCACCTGTAGCAAATAAGCTGAGGAAGCAGAATGATAAGAGATTAATATGCCTCAACATTCTATCATAGCGTGAGACTGGCCAAAATCTACAAGCAATTAACAAGAGAGTTTAatggttgacttacaacaaaatttacattacagttatttggtatcaaaaggttcaccatgtcttactctgttgtgttgtaggtgtcaaatatgtagaaatgtgattacaagctcttaaaagctcaaaaatgaaaagtaaatcgcagccatcacgaaaacgccgtagattggaatccctttataaaacggctcaaattggACGTGGTTGAGCACGATGGCTTCTGtgtacactttcatgcaacctcatttgtcgaaatcttctcacaaatatacttcacgcattcaataaaagcatgtctattgtccttgcgcttctatttcatcattattgtaatgctgtatttttgagcatttatttatttatttattttcatacctCAAAACCTGAAGTgcaaattcgtttaattttttaaccttagctcgaaggagtgcatatcatcttctaataaacatgacgagcctgttggtcaccggtgatagtcgaaaaatgctgtagaaattgttcgcgccatttggcaggaagtatggatcacatgatcagattacgactggaTGATCAGACcaggctgaaatgaaactgtaaagtagcgagcatctatatttcatacgggctttccggtagaacctgaagtgtttgtcataaagtaGTGCTacaagacattttatattgagccttttattggccttaaatttcacgtgataacatcacgtgtcaaaacaataactacaatgtttgagtacgtcgtcgaaataaagagattccaaactacagcgttttcgtgatggctgcgattaactgtttgttttgagcttttaagagcttgtaatcacatttccacatattttgcacctacaacacaacagagtaagacatggtgaatctcttgataccaaataactataatgtgaatcttgttgCAAGAAAACAACCtttaagctatatatatatataaggacAAAACTGTCTGATTTTCACAGAAATTATTCACATTATATTGCTGTTGATGACATGAGGAAGTTATGTTCACATATACGGCAGCACTGCAGGTCCTGCAAAAAtggcttaaagaatagagaaagcataatactattatgctttattagttatcttgaggtgttgactgatgttctaaaaaaagaatcaaggagattgacccactagaagctgagatatagccagccaaacacaggtctacctaataaagaatcagaggaaaacccttcgaaaatcccgaaaactgtgacgtataaaatcgacttaatggtcatctgccggagttgcgcacccttaccgccgttatgtataatgattgttttggctacgagatgtgaaacgcttctcgcgatagtaaataatttacagactagctctggtttctcagaaaaatcaaccaaacattgtgtggtaaaggcatttgcccacaacccctcgccatgatttttcaaagcagaagAGCGTATTTTGACTATTgggcttcaaattttaactcgatctccacggatatgctccgaagatcatctttTCAACGAatggcgcgtgtatagtctatatgcgatatccgcgagttgcagtttgtttagaataagaaataggaatgggactttttgttccttcatcatttttctactgtgtatctactgcagcattcttctactgcagcattcagttgattttcatgattatcgtcactattaacagactggaagttcactacagccataatcttaaaaagactaacttgaccgtgctgctcttgctataagaaaagaaaacgataacttttgctttgatttttctattgatctattatcttatctatgattattttttatgatttatataatattcataatgcatattatacaaaataataatataactgcgcatagaataaatgatgtaactaatataatttgtagaaaattccaaatgataaccgagattgatgattgatttaattgattccatttattagctatagttgaaaaaatctgaacaacgctaaagatgagtctgaatagggaaactaagtaggagaacaacaaaactgggctgaactagcaagatagcgaaatgttgcgaaataatagatgcgtgcaattattttatgctaaaactcatctacacgtcagagggactggttcggaattctaggagcgatgattgttaggcccaatttgattgttctatacttccagggattaaaccaattaaaacgccgtgattgttataggagagcgcattagttggcttaattgaccaatggcacacaagtcgatttcatacgtcatatattgatgattaccaaaacacttatgttttttggtagacctgtgtttggctggctatatctcagcttctggtcggtcaatctccttgattttttttttagaacatcagtcaacacctcaagatgaataataaagcataataatattatgctttctctattctttaaacgttgacttgcaacaaaattcacattacagttatttggtatcgaaagattcaccatgtcttaatgTCACCAtgtctgctgtgttgtaggtgcaagatATGtgcaaatgtgattacaagctcttaaaagctcaagaatgaacagttaatcgtcgccatcatgaaaacgccataatcaatttatttctctgacgtactcaagcaatttggttattgttttgacacgtgataacatcacgtgaaattaaaggccaataaaaggctcaatataaaatgtctcgtagcactagtttgtgacaaacacttcgggtttgaCCGAAAAGCCTGTatcgaatatagatgctcgctactttacagttttgtttcagcttggtctaatcgtctagttgtAACCtggtcatgtgacccatactttctgccaaacagcgcgaataatttctgcagcatttttcgactatcccAGGTGACCAAcgggcttgtcatgtttatcagaggatgatatgcactcctttgagctaaggttaaaaaattaaacaaatttttacggttggttttgaaatatcagtgcttaaaatgacagcattacgatgatgatgaaacagacgcgtaaggacaatacacattggttttattgaatgcgagaaCTACATTTGTGACactatttcgacgaatgaggttgcatgaaagtgtaaacagaagccattttgtTCATCTACGTCCCAATTGAgacgttttggaaagggattctaatctacaacGTTTTCGTgttggctgcgattaactgttcatttttgagcttttaagagcttgtaatcacatttccacatattttgcaactacaacacagcagagtaagacatggtgaatctttctgATACCCAAATAagtgtgatgtgaattttgttgcaagtcaacctttaaaccataactgtcacgaacaacttttattgtatttactaggtaaatcagacacgctgattccgattttgtactcaaaataaagattagtccactaaccttcaaagtcatttaggcttttttaaagcgtttcaatatccgtttcgaaaacaacacaataggcattacaagctccgcccataaatatgtgacgaaacctagctttttcagaaatggaagttaggaaagtttagtccgatttagaataatagagatgggtgtcttaaaacccattattatctaaatccagcctgtaaaataatttcagtcttttatgaaagggatataaactatttaaaattgctcgcagcttgttacatgacgtttaaatgggctggacgccgagaaaaatgagctcaaaaagcgcggttttatcacgagctagcgttgttatcccgctttttaaatatgcaatgctaaatagcttatctacctttcagaaaagactgatattatttttaaagctggatttagatattaatagattttaaaacacccatctctattattctaaatcggtctaaacatctctacgtaacttctgttcctaaaaagctaggttacgtcaagtatttaggggcggagcttgttatgccgatcgatcgtgttgttttcgagaccgatattaaaacgctataaaaaatcctttattactctgaaagttggtggcctaatctttattttgattacaaaatcggaatcagcatgtctgatttacctagtaaatacgataaaagttgttcgtggcagttatggtttaaacctgTTTTCCACATACGCTGCAAACACCAATGGCAGTATCGCAAGGCTATAGGCTGTGAAATGGAAACCTATTCCTCCAGTACCGttggtagttgccggcggtcaaTGCAAGAGTTTAGCGTTGTTTAACTTTTGCAACGAGGCGCATGCAataccttcccaaaatgcattGTACAAGTGAAGGTCAGCTCTTTCGAAATGGCATGATGAGCTACCATTTTTATGCATCGCATATCAATGTTCACCAGGATCAAATTTATGATCACCAGCAACACAGCTTTATGTCAACATACACTGCTGAGCACCTCAAGTGTGATGCAAGTGTAATCCCAGCAAGATTACGGCAAAGGTTTTGCAGCTGATATGGGTACTACGCTTTAGTCTAGAGCAGGGGTTGACAGCCTTTTCTATTCAAAGAGCTTTTTAGAACCACCTTCCAATAAAACGAAAGCACCcattttgacatatatatacattatatgtgtgtatataccTATAACCTGTATGCTATGTACAAAAAATTATGCTACAATACATTTATGAAATCAATGAACTgctgcaaaaaattcatttttcacTTGGCTATTGGCAGTTACACTAATCGATCCTTGTGTTTAAGAAAGAAAGACCCAACCTTACACAACCCGTGCtgactgaaaaatgcaaaatgacAGGTAACAGGTTAGCATCATGTCCTCTTATTTAGGAGATAAAAATGCAAAACATATCTAAATATTAATGATTGGCATATCTAAAGATTAATGATGAACGCACAATACAAACCATAAAATGCAAAGTGTGCTTTCATCAGCAAaagcaaaatttaattttaacaaaatactCACCATTTATTTTCCAAAGTCGCAAGGCGCCGAAACAGAAGAAAAAAAGTGTCACAAATTGTCGACCTTTGCCCTAGAACTAATATAGATTCCACCTATAACAAAAGGTTTAGTataaaaattacatgtatatgggtcACCACGGAagattatttttctaaattgtCAACTGGAGCTTTGGATTTATAATACTTGGCATAGTGGGTACAACCATGCTTGATAGAATGCAAGAGAACAGATAAGTGTATAGGGCTATAGGCAGTACTATTCAATATATTCAACGATGAGACTTGACCATATGAGTTCATTTTTAGAATTTATCAGAACTCATGAATAGCACTAGACATTTACACTGCTTGTATGCTCGATGAGTTTGAGATTTTACAACTGCAATGGCGTTGTTGACTTCTTATCACATTTGGCAATAGTTTTAGAGATATGTGATGCTAGAATAATTGCTATCACCAAACAGCTATGGGCTACTGCTTCAGTCAGCTCAATACTAAGTTAGGCAGTAGGAGCAACTCTCACACTGGATAAATGGCTGGCACTTGAGCGGAGAGAATATgtcactgaaaaatgtgaaaagcAAACAATTACTACCTTCACTAAATACATCTTTTACTATAACTGCAGTTATTCTCACAATTGATCAGTGTTACGGTCAACCAAACCTGGATGAGAGTGAGCGTTTGTTTCAACAGCCTACGTACACTATTATAAACAGCTCGtgcaataaacaaacaaacaattttacCTCTCTAAACCTCTGCTTTCAAGATCACCAAATGGTTACTGAACCCTATTTTTAATATTGAGGTGAAGCAACAAGTACCtatagtttttgtattttaattaagGTTGGAGAGATTGCATTTTTACCCTTATTATTGAGGTTAAAATGTGAAAGAGGGTCTTCTGCTGCTACATACTATTTGGCACACAATCTTTGAATCTACTATTTAATACAATCACCAGCAAAAAAAGGCTTGCGTCAAAAGAAGTTCACTACATGGAACAATCCAAAGCATAATGCGACCGGTACGCTGTGAAATCAACGTGAAATCAATGTGAAAATCATAGTGAGAAACTTTGTGTTTCACCAACCCTAAAAGGGTTTAGCAAAATGTATTTGTATTAATGTAACTTTGGCTTAGAAACATAAAGATATCATATGGCAAAAATGTTATAACTCTAAGTTGTTGTTCTTGAACCAAACAAGTAAGCCAGACCCCAACCAAATTTGGCCGTGATCTCTGCATTTATCAACCAGTCGTCAATTGCAAGTAAATCTAAGTACTACACAGCGAAACATGTAAAATTAATGCTGAATATAGGCAGTTCTTATATGCAAAAAACTTGTCAAAGCATAAGTAgttaaaagaataaaaaatggGTGAAAGTGAATTAGTAAATTTTGCTAAATGTATTTACAACCAATAGAAAAGTACGAGAAAGTAATTGACTAAATCAAGTTTATTACCAACTATGGGCAAATAATTCCTATATAATAGGCCTACAATCTCATTgatgaacttttaaaaaatctaaGTCAAGAAGTTGAAAACTTGAGTGCAAGTCACAAGTAGTGTCAGTAACTACGATGATCACAGCAAACTGCATTTCTGCCTTGATTCTCTTTTAATTAACTTTTTAAGTTAATTAAAAGAGAATCAAGAAACTTCTCTTTTAGTTAACTTTTTAAGGTAATCACTTCTTGTGTTTGTGAGTGGGTGCATTATGTTCTCTTTAGTAAAGTAGCTATCAAAAGTCTACGTTTTTGGGATTTCACCAGGAAGCACCACCCTAAGTACAGCACCTATTTGATACATTTGTACAGCACCCATTACACAACTAACTACAACAGCACTATAACTTGTTTAATAACAAACCCTCAAAGATTGCAACAGTAACTTTTCCTGTTAGTAATTATCGCCCtagaatcataaaaagaaatAAACAATAACTTTAAGCAGTAAATTCACaaaactgcatcagcctttgtcgatgttcgaaccaacctttgtctagattcggaccaacctctgtcgagattgggacttgtctaggttcggacttgtcgatgtgGTAAAAGCTAGTTCCCATCAGAAAAGTCGTGCGCTCTAGGCCTGCGGTATATACGGTAGTTTTTCTTTCCCATCAGAAAAGTCTCTTTTCCGCTTTAACTCGCTACAACCCGCGAACATATTCCTTTCTCATCCCCACGCCACCAGTACTCGGTTgagaaaataatgaaaaacgaTTGTTTATTGAAAATTCATAGTGCATCATTTTCATTAATGGGTTAATTTTCTATCCGAGATGAAGCCACATGTACTGGAATATCTTAAACCAAGTTCAAGGATGCCCTTCCTGACAAATCTAATAGAATATATTGGCCTACAGATCGTGACATTGCCAATCACAAGCTCTTccatgatgttagtattgaattTAAGTAGTATTCATTCCACAGCTGAGATTATCATTGGATGTTTGCATGAAGTTTTCTTGACAATGTCTAAAACCCGCATGATTGATCATTTTCTTTCTGAATGTGTTCatgaccaaattaatttgtgCTGATAACTAGGCGTAATATATGTACGGTGTATGTAGATTTTTACCAGTTACCATCGTCCTTATAGGGGTAGCAGCAGTGACCAAGATAACTGCGCCACAATTTTACTTCAGACTATGTAAGAGGCTCACATCGCTTTCTGCTTGTGCACCACACCAGACCAACGTCATCTACTGAAGCGCTATGGTGATGAGCTATGTTGTTTGGATGCGACATATGAGACAACTGTAAGAGTTTGCTGTACTGTATATCTCTTCTTCGTTGCGGTGTAAACCAATGCTGGCTACTAGGTAATACAGCCATATAAGTCAGTCTTCTAACTAGGACCGGTAAATATTGAAGTGGGTTGATCATGTGGGTAACTGATCGTATTAAAGTCTTGTTTCTTCTGATGGTTCACATTGTCTAAAGCCAAATTTCCACCTTTAGTGCAGCATCTCGATGAGGCCACTCTATTTTGTGATGAAATGTACTTGTGTCAAAATTGATATCTCACTACATGCACACTAGTTGTACATCTTCAACAATGAAGAAAGCTTTTCAATTTTACGCAGGTTGCTGCTACATTGGCAACAATGGATGAGACTCGAGGAGCTATTCAGGAGGCTTTGAGTATCGGGAAGAAATGGAATCCAGTATGATCGCCAAGGTCCTGGTTCATAGATTATGCTCAGGCAGTGATGTCTGCTCTTGAACACCTCCCTCCAGGTAATAACCttttttaatgcatttttaaaCTATAATGACTCAGCTAAAAGGAAAAAGCTTAGTGATAGGTGTATGTGTAGATGTAGGTATGCAGATTGTCAAGATatgcatgtactgtatatgtactttTAGAAGAATGTCAAGTTGCGCtgatttttagaaaaatgataCGTCGGGCTGTCAGTGTTGTGACATATACTATTGTAGGTCTGAGACTCACTAATGTGGCATCACACTTCATAAACCAATATCAAAAAATgatcaaataaataataaaatgaccTAAATGAATACATTTCAAGCTTCCGATTTATGCTCTTGAACTTTTTTAGAAAGCAAAGTTCTACTGTGTGCATTCCATCGTGAGCAGGCCTGGGACAGACAGTTGAAAAGAAGAGAAAATGAAATCGGAGAAGAAGAACGACAGATCATACTCGCATCACCAAGGAAAATTGCAGTCTAGGTTTGTCTCCTCATGTCCTATGTACACAATAAATCTATCTAATAAAGTAATAGCAGTGTATGAAGTTCGGGCTCATGTCCCATGCACTCTTTTCTTAAAAGAATACAAGAGTTGATTCTAGTGCATCTagttgtttttttcatatttcagaACGGAGCAGTATGTCTCATCAAAGGCAGCTTTAGAGGGGTCTGACTGGTGGGCAAATTCCAAATCTCTCAAGATACAAGAGTACTTCCTAAACCAGTGGATGAGTGAGAATATACCCAAGGTAGAATTatagaaaaaaactgaaaattcaCATCAGCTTTTTGTATCAGTAATTGGCATAATTAATGTTTCTGTATTTTAATTAACAGTATAATTGACATGTTTCAAAAAGTTTTGAGCATGCACCGCTTCTTATTGAATTTTCTGTCcacatacaatataacataatcCGTTGAGGTCCTTTGGGTCTAAGACAATGTTGAGGAATAGCCTCCATACAGACAAGCTCAATGAATTATTTTGATCAAGATCAAGTTTATATCAGTTCATTTATGTATTATTGTAGAAGCGGATGGAGTGTTATAGGCGTGATAGATCTCTGTTTAGTGTACGCACCAACAACGGCATCGAACACATCAACAACCCTTTCAAGCAAAACTTTTCACACTACAAGACCAACAACGGTCTCACCAGGGTGCTCCACATAATCGTGACTCACTTCACACACTTTCTCTTCCAACAGGTACTATGCTCAAATTGAATGTGATTGGTGTTACATTAAAATTTCTATCATCGGCTTTTCTATCATTCTGTTAGCAAGCCAACCTATGTTTATTTTAGATATTCTGCGCATGTCAAAGGCCCCATGACAACATCGATTTGGGCTTGCCTGCGGAGAGAATATTGTGTGGCAGTTGCAATGAGTGGTTTCATTGCCGGTGCATAATTATGAAACATACAGATTTTGACCATTTCACTGTTGCTCTAGATCATGAATGGCGATGTAGAAGGTGTGATCCTTTAGGTTAGgttttttatttacatacatgatgTATGATTTACGTTATGGCATACAGTAGGTATAAAGATGTATCAACTTGTTGTATATAGTCATGATGAAGTTTTAATTCTGCTTGTGTCAACAGGtattgtttgtttatattttgtaacatcTCATTTGTGTGATAAGGGAGGTGATTTTTTCCTCTTTCCATCACGGCTGATAAGCACCAGAAACCATCAGCGTGGTATGTCTaatactttttatgtttttctaGTGTACATATGTTGATAGATATACCAATACTTGTTTATAGATTTATTCATATTTCAATTTCAAGCTTTTCTATGAGTGAGGTAGTGAATGAGCCCCTCCTCTTCATATCTAAGACAATGTAAATATAACACAGATCTTGTGTCAGTTACGCTGGCCTAACATGCATATTCAATTTAAAGTAATTGATTTCGCATATatgcaaacaaaaaaaatttgtagaTACTGTCCAGTAAGAAGATGTAGTTGTTGATAACGATATCATAGGTCCCTGGTGCTCACTCAACCTCTTGTTCGACTCATGAGCCACAATATCTCATCTGCAACacagttaaaaatatatattctatatgaCACAACGAAGCATGAGTTTACTGAGTTAAGCAGATGCCAAGATTACGCcgaaaaaacaaaaagtaggAATTCATATCctatattaacaaaatatatataattttggcAAGAATAACAGACCAGTCTGATACATGTAGAAAATTAgcattgctataattgatatctATCGTGAGTGCAGTACGCCATCCCCTTATGCACGAAGATATGTCACTCACTTGAACTTTGTATGGCTATTTCTTCCTTATGTTGATATCTTGGC of the Watersipora subatra chromosome 4, tzWatSuba1.1, whole genome shotgun sequence genome contains:
- the LOC137393939 gene encoding uncharacterized protein; this encodes MKSEKKNDRSYSHHQGKLQSRTEQYVSSKAALEGSDWWANSKSLKIQEYFLNQWMSENIPKKRMECYRRDRSLFSVRTNNGIEHINNPFKQNFSHYKTNNGLTRVLHIIVTHFTHFLFQQIFCACQRPHDNIDLGLPAERILCGSCNEWFHCRCIIMKHTDFDHFTVALDHEWRCRRCDPLG